Proteins encoded together in one Syntrophorhabdaceae bacterium window:
- the rfbD gene encoding dTDP-4-dehydrorhamnose reductase, protein MKILLAGGKGLLGTSIIPFLKNRFDVVSLDIDEWDITDRESGEVIIARERPDALINCAAMTDVDGCEDRKESAEKVNSQGAAILADICDKHNIRLVHISTDYIFDGTKDLPYDEEDTPNPVSFYGKTKLWGEQQVLAKAPSSLIIRSQWLYGDGGEHFISKVVKAAGEKGSVQVVNDQRGSPTYARDVAEPLAILIAKRESGVYHISNSGSCTWYELAREVFLTLGMDVQVTPVSSQALNRKAARPAYSVFDTKKVQRVTGIVMRSWQEALKEYLRKGPTQIF, encoded by the coding sequence ATGAAGATCCTCCTCGCCGGCGGTAAAGGTCTTCTCGGGACCAGTATTATCCCCTTTTTGAAAAACAGATTTGATGTCGTCAGCCTCGATATCGATGAATGGGACATTACAGACCGGGAGTCCGGTGAAGTAATCATTGCCCGTGAGAGGCCTGACGCGCTGATCAATTGTGCTGCCATGACTGATGTGGATGGCTGCGAGGACAGGAAGGAATCTGCAGAAAAGGTAAACAGCCAGGGGGCAGCGATCCTTGCAGACATCTGCGATAAACATAATATCAGGCTTGTTCATATCAGTACGGACTATATTTTTGACGGCACGAAAGATTTGCCATACGATGAAGAAGATACACCGAACCCGGTCTCCTTCTACGGCAAGACGAAATTATGGGGCGAGCAGCAGGTCCTCGCAAAGGCCCCGTCGTCGCTCATTATCAGGAGCCAGTGGCTCTACGGAGATGGCGGAGAACATTTCATATCAAAGGTAGTGAAGGCCGCCGGAGAAAAGGGCAGTGTCCAGGTAGTCAATGACCAGAGAGGATCACCGACATACGCAAGAGATGTTGCAGAGCCTCTTGCCATCCTTATTGCAAAGAGGGAATCGGGGGTATATCATATCTCCAACAGCGGCTCCTGTACGTGGTATGAGCTGGCACGGGAGGTTTTTTTGACCCTCGGGATGGACGTTCAGGTAACGCCGGTTTCTTCGCAGGCACTCAACAGGAAGGCGGCGAGACCGGCATACTCTGTCTTCGATACGAAAAAGGTTCAGAGAGTGACCGGTATTGTCATGAGAAGCTGGCAGGAAGCACTGAAAGAATACCTGCGGAAAGGACCAACACAAATTTTTTGA
- a CDS encoding UDP-2,3-diacylglucosamine diphosphatase, which yields MKLIFFSDTHLTNRSFDRMKYVTGFLNDVCEDADKVFVLGDLFEFYHGYEGYIYPWYAGIVDALKRLVEKGKEVYLLEGNHEFEMGGFFQAQTGITCAKELTMDIEGKRTYMAHGHRFDRFCLGNILKSPPIYMVMDCFGPALTWKVAMAMRIFLSKKNKPYSDKAMEAFRGYARLKQNEGYDAVILAHSHIPDRTSFVSDGKEKVYLNAGDFIKHGSYVEYTTQGGFQLRRYG from the coding sequence ATGAAGCTGATCTTTTTTTCCGATACCCACCTTACAAACAGGAGTTTTGACAGGATGAAATATGTCACAGGCTTCCTCAACGATGTCTGTGAGGACGCCGATAAGGTCTTCGTCCTTGGCGATCTCTTTGAGTTTTATCATGGATACGAGGGGTATATCTATCCGTGGTACGCGGGTATTGTTGATGCACTGAAAAGGCTTGTGGAAAAGGGGAAAGAGGTCTATCTGCTTGAAGGGAACCACGAGTTTGAGATGGGGGGGTTTTTCCAGGCCCAGACGGGCATCACCTGCGCGAAGGAACTGACCATGGATATTGAAGGAAAAAGGACATACATGGCACACGGACACAGGTTCGATAGATTCTGTCTGGGGAATATCCTGAAATCACCACCCATTTATATGGTTATGGATTGTTTCGGTCCGGCTCTGACGTGGAAGGTAGCCATGGCGATGCGGATATTTCTCTCGAAGAAAAATAAACCATACAGCGATAAGGCCATGGAGGCCTTCAGAGGATATGCGCGGCTGAAGCAGAATGAGGGGTACGATGCGGTTATCCTTGCCCACTCCCATATCCCGGACCGCACTTCCTTTGTTAGTGATGGTAAGGAGAAGGTCTATCTGAATGCCGGTGATTTCATCAAGCACGGAAGTTATGTGGAATATACAACACAAGGCGGTTTTCAACTCAGGCGCTACGGTTAA